The Mobula birostris isolate sMobBir1 chromosome 14, sMobBir1.hap1, whole genome shotgun sequence genome includes a region encoding these proteins:
- the inavab gene encoding innate immunity activator b isoform X1 codes for MESKDEVSDSDSGVILQSGSDSPQSTMKDRCCSVMLRKQMLEESLEACLNELKQLCLRESELTGYLPKEYPLAEGEETPSVRRRIGTAFQLDEQTIACKGEDSELDCLERDFALQLQLVEAAKRLSQEGNLSRHIRKQRKHAYKKEQIKLNAIKNAINNRKAIIGGRTAQLSNMVEELSASDDSSLEDDVRQIHSHCSSTEFLSATHEVQRSNSPLALLQSSRPAPPGSLEGLAPGCYQGSDYDRSPIMDRAWAESNLDEPYEKMKRRSSLNCKTSSPVVTPSESGLSDISPFQHFQMRSSPYQNHISASAPATPEMKGRIPHPAGRYMDVSPVPATPDQRGRSMHPQRRTSNYTIIVPDYRAGGNKANGSLHMRPYSLSGYASPEPNCSGTSTPTYRSPHLNYNAAVPRYWQMYNLVENMETPVLPGKGFYRYNPSQPFSHYRAIDHREGNAMGHMWENHPNQQYRGVQYFNPPLYKDYQYSDEKNSLTVQRITPSHCRIVRTPSLKEYPNRGLLRDVVSEELQSWHERTRQRNGRPHSLDRQCAFRGPRAQGRNREQYMCWPALSLQRPMPHWLIERAPNQWYMAEESEVASQF; via the exons GGTCAGACAGTCCTCAATCAACAATGAAAGATCGGTGTTGTTCGGTTATGTTACGTAAGCAGATGCTGGAAGAATCACTTGAGGCCTGTTTAAATGAACTGAAGCAACTCTGCTTACGTGAATCT GAATTGACAGGATATTTGCCAAAAGAGTATCCTTTAGCCGAAGGAGAAGAAACACCCAGTGTCCGCCGACGTATTGGTACAGCCTTTCAGCTGGATGAACAGACAATTGCTTGCAAAGGAGAG GACTCTGAACTTGACTGTCTGGAGCGAGACTTCGCCTTGCAATTACAGCTTGTGGAGGCAGCCAAGCGCCTTTCTCAAGAAGGAAATTTAAGCAGGCACAtaagaaaacaaagaaaacatgcctataaaaaagaacaaattaaacTTAATGCAATCAAAAATGCTATAAATAATCGTAAAGCTATAATTGGTGGAAGAACAGCACAGTTAAGTAATATGGTTGAAG AACTCAGTGCATCTGATGACAGCTCTCTGGAAGATG ATGTAAGACAGATCCACAGCCATTGTTCATCGACAGAATTCTTGTCAGCTACTCATGAAGTGCAGAGGAGTAACTCACCACTGGCTCTTCTACAGTCCAGCAGACCAGCTCCACCCGGAAGTCTGGAAGGACTTGCTCCAGGCTGTTATCAGGGCAGTGACTATGACAGATCGCCCATCATGGACAGAGCCTGGGCAGAATCTAATCTGGATGAACCATATGAGAAAATGAAAAGACGTTCATCTTTAAATTGCAAGACAAG CAGTCCAGTGGTGACCCCATCAGAATCTGGTCTGAGTGATATCTCccctttccagcattttcaaatGAGGAGCAGTCCCTATCAGAATCACATCTCAGCAAGTGCACCAGCAACACCAGAAATGAAAGGACGCATCCCCCATCCAGCAGGCAG ATATATGGATGTGAGCCCTGTTCCAGCAACTCCTGATCAAAGAGGTCGCAGCATGCATCCCCAGAGGAGAACGTCAAATTATACTATTATTGTGCCAGATTATCGTGCTGGTGGGAATAAAGCCAATGGGAGTTTACACATGAGGCCCTATTCTTTGAGTGGATATGCCAGCCCAGAGCCTAATTGCTCTGGAACCTCAACTCCAACATATAGATCACCACATCTTAACTATAATGCTGCAGTACCCAGATATTGGCAAATGTATAATTTGGTTGAAAACATGGAAACACCTGTCTTACCAGGTAAAGGATTTTACCGGTATAATCCAAGCCAACCTTTCTCACATTATAGAGCAATTGATCACAGAGAGGGAAATGCAATGGGTCATATGTGGGAAAATCACCCTAATCAACAATATAGAGGTGTACAGTACTTCAACCCACCACTGTACAAAGACTACCAATACAGCGATGAGAAAAATTCACTGACAGTGCAGCGAATTACTCCATCTCACTGCAGGATCGTACGGACTCCCTCACTAAAAGAATACCCTAACAGAGGCTTGCTAAGGGATGTTGTATCAGAAGAGTTACAGTCATGGCATGAGAGAACCAGGCAGAGGAATGGACGGCCTCACTCGCTGGACAGGCAGTGTGCCTTCCGTGGACCACGTGCTCAGGGCAGAAATCGGGAGCAGTACATGTGTTGGCCAGCACTCTCTTTGCAG
- the inavab gene encoding innate immunity activator b isoform X2 gives MKDRCCSVMLRKQMLEESLEACLNELKQLCLRESELTGYLPKEYPLAEGEETPSVRRRIGTAFQLDEQTIACKGEDSELDCLERDFALQLQLVEAAKRLSQEGNLSRHIRKQRKHAYKKEQIKLNAIKNAINNRKAIIGGRTAQLSNMVEELSASDDSSLEDDVRQIHSHCSSTEFLSATHEVQRSNSPLALLQSSRPAPPGSLEGLAPGCYQGSDYDRSPIMDRAWAESNLDEPYEKMKRRSSLNCKTSSPVVTPSESGLSDISPFQHFQMRSSPYQNHISASAPATPEMKGRIPHPAGRYMDVSPVPATPDQRGRSMHPQRRTSNYTIIVPDYRAGGNKANGSLHMRPYSLSGYASPEPNCSGTSTPTYRSPHLNYNAAVPRYWQMYNLVENMETPVLPGKGFYRYNPSQPFSHYRAIDHREGNAMGHMWENHPNQQYRGVQYFNPPLYKDYQYSDEKNSLTVQRITPSHCRIVRTPSLKEYPNRGLLRDVVSEELQSWHERTRQRNGRPHSLDRQCAFRGPRAQGRNREQYMCWPALSLQRPMPHWLIERAPNQWYMAEESEVASQF, from the exons ATGAAAGATCGGTGTTGTTCGGTTATGTTACGTAAGCAGATGCTGGAAGAATCACTTGAGGCCTGTTTAAATGAACTGAAGCAACTCTGCTTACGTGAATCT GAATTGACAGGATATTTGCCAAAAGAGTATCCTTTAGCCGAAGGAGAAGAAACACCCAGTGTCCGCCGACGTATTGGTACAGCCTTTCAGCTGGATGAACAGACAATTGCTTGCAAAGGAGAG GACTCTGAACTTGACTGTCTGGAGCGAGACTTCGCCTTGCAATTACAGCTTGTGGAGGCAGCCAAGCGCCTTTCTCAAGAAGGAAATTTAAGCAGGCACAtaagaaaacaaagaaaacatgcctataaaaaagaacaaattaaacTTAATGCAATCAAAAATGCTATAAATAATCGTAAAGCTATAATTGGTGGAAGAACAGCACAGTTAAGTAATATGGTTGAAG AACTCAGTGCATCTGATGACAGCTCTCTGGAAGATG ATGTAAGACAGATCCACAGCCATTGTTCATCGACAGAATTCTTGTCAGCTACTCATGAAGTGCAGAGGAGTAACTCACCACTGGCTCTTCTACAGTCCAGCAGACCAGCTCCACCCGGAAGTCTGGAAGGACTTGCTCCAGGCTGTTATCAGGGCAGTGACTATGACAGATCGCCCATCATGGACAGAGCCTGGGCAGAATCTAATCTGGATGAACCATATGAGAAAATGAAAAGACGTTCATCTTTAAATTGCAAGACAAG CAGTCCAGTGGTGACCCCATCAGAATCTGGTCTGAGTGATATCTCccctttccagcattttcaaatGAGGAGCAGTCCCTATCAGAATCACATCTCAGCAAGTGCACCAGCAACACCAGAAATGAAAGGACGCATCCCCCATCCAGCAGGCAG ATATATGGATGTGAGCCCTGTTCCAGCAACTCCTGATCAAAGAGGTCGCAGCATGCATCCCCAGAGGAGAACGTCAAATTATACTATTATTGTGCCAGATTATCGTGCTGGTGGGAATAAAGCCAATGGGAGTTTACACATGAGGCCCTATTCTTTGAGTGGATATGCCAGCCCAGAGCCTAATTGCTCTGGAACCTCAACTCCAACATATAGATCACCACATCTTAACTATAATGCTGCAGTACCCAGATATTGGCAAATGTATAATTTGGTTGAAAACATGGAAACACCTGTCTTACCAGGTAAAGGATTTTACCGGTATAATCCAAGCCAACCTTTCTCACATTATAGAGCAATTGATCACAGAGAGGGAAATGCAATGGGTCATATGTGGGAAAATCACCCTAATCAACAATATAGAGGTGTACAGTACTTCAACCCACCACTGTACAAAGACTACCAATACAGCGATGAGAAAAATTCACTGACAGTGCAGCGAATTACTCCATCTCACTGCAGGATCGTACGGACTCCCTCACTAAAAGAATACCCTAACAGAGGCTTGCTAAGGGATGTTGTATCAGAAGAGTTACAGTCATGGCATGAGAGAACCAGGCAGAGGAATGGACGGCCTCACTCGCTGGACAGGCAGTGTGCCTTCCGTGGACCACGTGCTCAGGGCAGAAATCGGGAGCAGTACATGTGTTGGCCAGCACTCTCTTTGCAG